The following are from one region of the Paenibacillus sp. JZ16 genome:
- a CDS encoding aminoglycoside phosphotransferase family protein, translating to MNSEHNSSQGEDVVLSPEKSVVRQGQIVYRPSGPWTPAIHSLLRHLRQTGFTSIPEIIGSGCNEKGQEMLSYIEGEFVHPGPWSDEGIIEVGQLLRKLHDASATFKSQPGSVWKPWFLRELGDSGLVYSHGDIAPWNMVTRDGMPIALIDWEYAGPVHPLVELARVCWLFPQLHDDDVAERVGLPDANARARQLRLMVDAYGVDPSLRTALFDMIVEVVVRETAEEAIELQVTPESEGPLWGLAWRARSAAWIMRHRGVLEKALNTRLF from the coding sequence ATGAATTCAGAACATAACTCCAGTCAGGGAGAGGACGTCGTGCTTTCTCCTGAAAAGTCGGTTGTACGGCAGGGCCAGATTGTGTACCGCCCATCAGGACCTTGGACGCCGGCTATACACTCATTGTTGCGGCATCTGAGGCAAACAGGGTTTACATCGATTCCGGAAATTATAGGCTCTGGATGTAATGAGAAAGGCCAAGAGATGTTAAGTTACATCGAAGGCGAATTTGTTCATCCCGGGCCCTGGAGCGACGAAGGCATCATCGAAGTAGGACAATTATTGCGTAAACTTCATGACGCTTCGGCTACATTTAAATCGCAGCCCGGGAGTGTCTGGAAGCCGTGGTTCCTGCGTGAGCTGGGTGACAGCGGACTTGTATACAGCCATGGTGATATTGCACCTTGGAATATGGTTACCCGTGATGGGATGCCAATTGCATTAATTGACTGGGAATACGCCGGACCTGTACATCCGCTCGTCGAATTAGCCCGTGTGTGCTGGCTCTTTCCGCAGCTGCACGATGATGATGTTGCGGAAAGAGTCGGTTTGCCGGATGCTAATGCCCGTGCAAGGCAGCTCCGTTTAATGGTTGACGCCTATGGCGTCGATCCGTCCCTTCGAACGGCCCTGTTTGATATGATCGTTGAGGTGGTCGTTCGGGAAACGGCAGAGGAAGCGATTGAGCTGCAGGTCACGCCGGAATCGGAAGGCCCTCTGTGGGGATTGGCCTGGAGGGCGCGGAGTGCAGCCTGGATTATGCGTCATCGCGGTGTCCTAGAGAAGGCGCTGAATACAAGGTTGTTTTAG
- a CDS encoding ThiF family adenylyltransferase: MAASESTDRGVTVPMEREDRYSRQERFTPFGKEGQLRLRKSHVLVLGAGALGSAVTETLVRAGVGHVTIVDRDYVEWSNLQRQQLFTEQDAIDRLPKAVAAAKRLSAINSDVIVDGIVMDVRAQELAVLSQGVDLMMDATDNFGTRLILNDIGFKYGIPWIYGGCVGCSGMSYTFLPGETPCLNCLLGTIPLGGDTCDINGILPQAVQMVAAHQTMEAMKLLSGHRHVLRKKMLSFDLWRNERVEFGVDRAKKSDCPTCGEHPKYPYLTAEHADKSEVLCGRDTVQIRPARPLQLQLDEMAERLNKLHQGKATVTPYMIIYQVNPHRLVIFRDGRTLVHGTSDIAKARSLYNQYVGG; encoded by the coding sequence ATGGCAGCCTCGGAGTCCACGGACCGCGGTGTCACAGTTCCTATGGAACGAGAGGATCGATATTCTAGACAAGAGCGGTTTACCCCATTTGGAAAAGAAGGTCAGCTTCGCCTCCGAAAGAGCCATGTGCTCGTTCTTGGTGCCGGGGCGCTGGGAAGCGCCGTAACGGAAACTTTGGTTCGCGCAGGTGTCGGGCATGTAACCATCGTGGATCGGGATTACGTGGAATGGAGCAATCTGCAGCGTCAGCAGTTGTTTACCGAACAGGACGCGATCGATCGATTGCCGAAGGCCGTAGCAGCGGCTAAGCGCTTATCTGCGATTAATTCAGACGTTATCGTGGACGGTATCGTTATGGATGTACGTGCGCAGGAACTGGCAGTACTCAGTCAAGGCGTTGATTTGATGATGGACGCTACCGATAATTTCGGAACCCGGCTGATCCTGAACGACATCGGATTTAAGTATGGAATCCCGTGGATTTACGGAGGCTGCGTCGGATGTTCAGGCATGAGTTACACATTTTTACCGGGAGAGACGCCATGCTTGAACTGTCTGCTTGGGACGATTCCCTTGGGCGGCGACACCTGCGACATTAACGGAATTCTTCCGCAAGCGGTACAGATGGTCGCTGCTCATCAAACGATGGAAGCGATGAAGCTTTTATCGGGGCATCGACATGTTCTTAGAAAAAAGATGCTGTCCTTCGATTTGTGGCGTAATGAACGGGTGGAGTTTGGCGTAGACCGAGCGAAAAAATCGGACTGTCCCACATGCGGGGAGCATCCGAAATATCCTTACTTGACGGCTGAACACGCGGATAAAAGCGAAGTGTTGTGCGGCAGGGATACGGTGCAGATCAGGCCAGCCAGACCCCTGCAGCTTCAATTGGACGAAATGGCTGAGCGGTTGAACAAGCTTCATCAAGGAAAAGCAACCGTAACGCCGTATATGATCATCTATCAGGTGAATCCACATCGTTTGGTTATATTCCGGGACGGCAGAACCCTGGTGCATGGCACATCGGATATCGCCAAGGCCAGGTCGTTGTATAATCAATATGTTGGTGGTTAA
- a CDS encoding trimeric intracellular cation channel family protein — translation MHVFDVFSIIGTIAFAMSGAFVAMEEEYDILGVVVLGLVTAFGGGIIRNVLIGVPVTTLWGQGDLIMLAMISVFVAFVLPLGLIQHWKKTEALFDAIGLSAFAIQGALYATQMNHPMSAVIVAAVLTGSGGGMVRDLLAGRKPLVLRDEIYAVWAMIAGVAIGLGVATKTWELLTLFVVVIVFRMLSVLYKWRLPRRSLHEGHPTAASGKKVSSG, via the coding sequence ATGCATGTGTTTGACGTATTCAGTATCATTGGCACCATTGCGTTTGCCATGTCCGGAGCTTTTGTAGCTATGGAAGAGGAATACGATATTCTGGGGGTTGTGGTATTAGGTTTAGTAACAGCCTTCGGCGGGGGTATTATAAGAAACGTACTGATCGGCGTGCCGGTTACCACCTTGTGGGGACAGGGCGATTTAATCATGCTCGCGATGATTTCAGTATTTGTAGCGTTTGTGCTGCCGCTCGGCTTGATTCAGCACTGGAAGAAAACGGAGGCGCTGTTCGATGCGATCGGACTATCTGCCTTTGCGATTCAAGGGGCTCTATATGCTACGCAAATGAATCACCCCATGAGCGCGGTGATTGTGGCTGCTGTGCTTACCGGAAGCGGCGGGGGAATGGTCCGCGATTTATTGGCAGGGCGGAAGCCGCTGGTACTCCGTGATGAGATCTATGCGGTGTGGGCCATGATAGCAGGGGTCGCCATCGGCCTTGGCGTGGCCACCAAGACTTGGGAGCTGCTTACTCTGTTTGTAGTGGTGATTGTATTCCGGATGCTGTCCGTGCTTTATAAATGGAGACTGCCCAGAAGGTCGCTGCACGAAGGCCATCCTACAGCAGCCAGTGGAAAAAAAGTCAGTTCAGGTTAA
- a CDS encoding alpha/beta hydrolase: protein MTNERLLKRTIVKEVIESQFLQENRTLRIYLPPGYNEILSYPVVYCQDGEEFFNFGRIATWANQLILEEGVEPFIIVGVEVNTKVRTEEYAPFGNRFDAYLSCFAEEIIPFVEQKYPVRKEPAERVLAGDSLGGSVSVHLALRYPHLFTRIISLSGAFYEKSQNMIREEKDLSWLDIYMIVGLQEDNYATDTGVYNFVELNRSTKALLEERGATISYLEKDGRHLWGFWQKELPAALMYFLD from the coding sequence ATGACGAATGAACGTTTATTGAAGCGAACCATCGTAAAAGAAGTGATTGAAAGCCAGTTTCTGCAGGAGAATCGAACGCTGCGCATCTACCTTCCTCCCGGATACAATGAAATTCTCAGCTATCCCGTCGTGTACTGTCAGGATGGAGAGGAATTCTTCAATTTTGGTCGCATCGCGACTTGGGCCAACCAGCTCATTCTCGAAGAAGGCGTGGAGCCGTTCATCATTGTAGGCGTGGAAGTGAACACCAAAGTTCGCACCGAGGAGTACGCGCCATTCGGCAACAGGTTCGACGCTTACCTATCCTGCTTCGCCGAAGAGATTATTCCCTTCGTCGAACAAAAATATCCTGTGCGCAAAGAGCCTGCCGAAAGAGTACTCGCCGGCGACTCCCTTGGCGGAAGCGTATCCGTGCATCTAGCCTTGCGTTACCCGCATCTCTTCACCCGAATCATCAGCTTGTCCGGCGCCTTCTATGAGAAGTCCCAGAATATGATCAGAGAAGAGAAAGATTTGTCCTGGCTCGACATCTATATGATTGTAGGCTTGCAAGAAGACAACTATGCAACCGATACAGGTGTCTATAACTTCGTTGAATTGAATCGTTCAACAAAGGCGTTGCTGGAAGAACGGGGTGCCACCATATCTTATCTTGAAAAAGACGGCCGTCACCTTTGGGGATTCTGGCAAAAAGAGCTCCCTGCTGCTCTTATGTACTTCCTGGATTAA
- a CDS encoding response regulator transcription factor: MEKVILIAADHQDRVQSVMEILEQSGYKVKHVMNYSEVVAVLQRSGADLLLIDSRLPGMSEFNLVERLTGKREQIPIIIIGNDGSDEAIQALEAGAHDYIPNDRDTRELLARIANLLKLFQTGRMEQEEVIRIGDLVIDPLSRNVSRAEEAIELTHREYDLLLFLARRQGQVCTREDILKQVWDYDFHTGTNVVDVYILHLREKIDRGRKQKLLRTIRGTGYKLLSEEEINAASKKDRLP, from the coding sequence GTGGAGAAAGTAATACTGATCGCGGCAGATCATCAAGATCGGGTCCAGAGCGTTATGGAGATATTGGAACAATCGGGCTATAAGGTTAAACATGTCATGAATTATTCGGAAGTGGTCGCCGTTTTGCAGCGTTCAGGCGCAGACCTGCTGCTTATCGACAGCAGATTGCCGGGTATGAGCGAATTCAATCTCGTGGAGCGATTGACGGGCAAAAGGGAACAGATCCCGATCATCATCATCGGAAATGACGGTTCTGATGAAGCCATTCAGGCATTGGAGGCAGGTGCCCATGACTACATCCCTAATGATAGAGATACAAGGGAGCTGTTGGCGCGTATTGCCAATTTACTGAAACTATTTCAGACTGGTCGCATGGAACAAGAAGAAGTCATCCGAATCGGAGATCTGGTGATCGATCCTCTGAGCCGGAATGTATCCCGAGCAGAGGAAGCGATCGAGCTGACTCATCGCGAATATGATCTACTGTTGTTTTTGGCTAGAAGGCAGGGGCAGGTATGCACGCGTGAGGATATATTAAAACAGGTGTGGGATTACGATTTCCATACAGGCACCAATGTGGTAGATGTTTATATTCTTCATCTGAGAGAAAAAATCGATCGAGGACGCAAACAAAAGCTGCTGCGAACGATTCGGGGAACCGGATATAAACTGCTATCGGAGGAAGAAATCAATGCTGCAAGCAAAAAAGACCGCCTTCCGTGA
- a CDS encoding low molecular weight protein-tyrosine-phosphatase, protein MVSVLFVCLGNICRSPMAEAVLRHKIEQRGLQDKISVDSAGTGDWHIGSVPHEGTRKLLDSWQISYEGMVARKVVSQDLVKFDYVIGMDDSNVTNLRKLAGGDQAAILKFMDLLPDEKLREVPDPYFTGNFDEVYRLIDAGCDILLDKIMKEKL, encoded by the coding sequence ATGGTATCCGTCTTGTTTGTATGTTTGGGCAATATCTGCCGCTCGCCGATGGCGGAAGCGGTGCTGCGACATAAAATTGAACAGCGTGGACTGCAGGATAAGATCAGCGTGGATTCTGCCGGCACAGGAGATTGGCATATCGGAAGCGTTCCCCATGAAGGAACCCGAAAGCTGCTGGACAGCTGGCAAATCAGCTACGAGGGAATGGTCGCCCGCAAAGTGGTAAGCCAGGACCTCGTCAAGTTCGATTACGTTATCGGCATGGATGATTCGAATGTGACGAATTTGCGCAAGCTAGCGGGAGGCGACCAGGCCGCGATTCTGAAGTTTATGGATTTGCTCCCTGATGAAAAGCTGCGCGAGGTGCCGGATCCGTATTTCACTGGAAATTTTGATGAAGTGTATCGTCTTATTGATGCGGGGTGTGACATCTTACTGGACAAAATCATGAAAGAAAAGCTATAA
- a CDS encoding C40 family peptidase produces MNRQHWIKKAVVISLSATLGVGAVLTVAPPAPVEAASVSTGTRVVNFGKQYMGTPYKFGASTSTTRVFDCSSFMKHIFKKYGVNLPRTSAAQSKVGKAVSKSNLRAGDLVFFSSGSRANGRNVTHVAVYMGNNKILHTYGKPGVTISSLSGNWSKTYLKARRVL; encoded by the coding sequence ATGAATCGACAGCATTGGATTAAGAAGGCCGTAGTAATCAGCTTGAGCGCAACTTTGGGTGTAGGGGCAGTTCTTACTGTTGCACCACCAGCTCCTGTAGAAGCAGCATCGGTAAGCACAGGAACTCGAGTCGTTAACTTCGGTAAACAATATATGGGAACACCTTATAAATTCGGAGCATCTACATCCACTACAAGAGTATTTGATTGCTCTTCCTTTATGAAGCATATCTTCAAAAAATACGGCGTGAATCTGCCTCGTACATCTGCTGCTCAATCCAAAGTGGGTAAAGCGGTATCGAAATCGAACCTGAGAGCCGGCGATTTGGTATTCTTCTCGAGCGGAAGCCGTGCAAATGGCCGAAACGTGACTCACGTTGCCGTATATATGGGTAACAACAAAATTTTGCACACCTACGGCAAGCCTGGCGTAACCATCTCCAGCCTTTCTGGCAACTGGAGCAAAACTTACCTGAAAGCTCGTCGCGTACTGTAG
- a CDS encoding discoidin domain-containing protein: MRNKLVVWPLVMAMLISIVCSAAVPPTPVSAAAETNLSLGKAVTASGQSQTYGPANVIDGNQGSYWESTNHAFPQWIQIDLGADTSINRVVLKLPATWESRTQTLTVQGSSNGSTFSNLADSADYEFSPSTSGNSVTIRFDEASTRYVRLTVTSNTTWPAAQLSEFEIYGPSVSPPTPPTGNNIASGKPITASSSTFTYTATQANDNDIQTYWEGGSNPSTLTLDLGTNHDITSIVLKLNPSPAWSTRTQTIQVLGHDQSTTNFSNLVSTQSYTFNPASGNFVTIPVTATVKRLQLNITSNTGAPAGQIAEFEVYGTAAQNPDLTITDMSWTPSSPIENDDITLRATVKNIGAVEAGATTLNYYLNADKAGSSPVAPLAAGASTTVTLQVGTKAAGSYSVNAKVDEDNEIMEQNDENNSYSHASPLVIGAVESSDLVGTVQWTPATPVAGNAVAFTVNLKNQGNKATASGSHAISVALKNPAGSTIQTLTGSYDGALAAGSSAPIHIPGTWTAANGSYTVTTTVAPDTNEVPLKRENNVSQANLTVYSARGASMPYTRYDTDDALRGGGAQLKTAPTFDQALTASEASGQRYVALPSNGSNLEWTVRPGEGGAGVTMRYTMPDSSNGMGLTGSLDVYVNGAKKKTVPLTSYYSWQYFSSDHPADAPGGGRPLFRFDEVHWKMDTPLQPGDQIRIQKSNADNLEYGVDFIEIEPVPAAIARPANSVSVTDFGATPNDGQDDLSAFEDAVQAAASTGKTLYIPEGTFHLGNMWKIGSVGNMIDDIKIIGAGIWHTNIQFTNPNAASGGISLRIAGQLDFSHIYLNSNLRSRYNQNAVYKGFMDNFGTNSKIHNVWVEHFECGFWVGDYAHTPAIIAEGLIIENSRIRNNLADGVNFAQGTSHSTVRNSSIRNNGDDGLAVWTSNVNGAPAGVNNNFSYNTIENNWRAAAIAFFGGSGHKATHNLIVDTVGGSGIRMNTVFPGYHFQNNTGILFSDTTIIGSGTSKDLYDGERGAIDLEASNDAIRNVTFTNIDILNTQRSAVQLGYGGGFQNIVFNNIHIDGTGLDGVTSSRFSNPHPGAAIYTYTGNGSATFNNLTTKNIAHPDLFFIQNGFQLIVQ, translated from the coding sequence ATGCGCAACAAACTCGTGGTATGGCCTCTTGTCATGGCTATGCTGATATCTATCGTATGCAGTGCCGCAGTGCCGCCAACCCCGGTTTCGGCAGCAGCCGAAACCAACCTCTCGCTTGGCAAAGCCGTAACAGCAAGCGGTCAATCCCAAACCTACGGGCCAGCTAACGTTATCGATGGCAATCAGGGTTCGTACTGGGAAAGCACCAATCATGCGTTTCCGCAGTGGATTCAAATCGATCTTGGCGCTGACACCAGCATCAACCGGGTCGTTCTTAAACTTCCTGCCACCTGGGAGTCTCGGACACAAACGCTAACCGTACAAGGCAGCTCGAACGGTTCGACATTCTCCAATTTGGCGGACTCGGCCGACTATGAATTTAGCCCCTCTACATCAGGAAACTCGGTGACCATCCGTTTTGATGAAGCGAGCACGAGATATGTTCGCCTGACCGTAACCAGCAACACGACGTGGCCGGCTGCGCAGCTGTCTGAGTTCGAGATTTATGGACCATCGGTCTCCCCGCCAACACCTCCAACGGGAAACAATATCGCCAGCGGCAAACCGATTACCGCCTCCTCAAGCACCTTTACGTACACTGCAACCCAAGCTAACGACAACGACATCCAAACCTACTGGGAAGGCGGAAGCAATCCAAGCACCCTGACGCTCGACTTGGGAACGAATCACGATATCACCTCCATCGTACTGAAGCTGAATCCTTCTCCGGCATGGAGCACGCGCACGCAAACCATACAAGTGCTCGGACATGATCAGAGCACAACAAATTTTAGCAATTTGGTATCGACGCAGTCCTATACGTTCAACCCCGCGTCCGGCAACTTTGTGACGATTCCCGTAACGGCAACCGTGAAACGTCTTCAATTAAACATAACGTCCAATACCGGCGCACCGGCCGGGCAGATTGCGGAATTCGAAGTTTACGGCACAGCCGCCCAGAATCCGGACCTGACCATTACGGATATGTCATGGACCCCATCTTCTCCGATTGAAAACGATGACATTACACTCCGTGCTACGGTTAAAAACATTGGGGCCGTGGAAGCCGGGGCTACGACGCTCAATTATTACTTAAATGCGGATAAAGCAGGCTCCTCCCCGGTAGCTCCGCTCGCGGCAGGTGCTTCCACCACGGTAACTCTACAAGTCGGTACCAAGGCCGCTGGATCCTATTCCGTCAATGCCAAGGTTGATGAGGATAATGAAATCATGGAACAGAATGATGAAAATAACAGCTATTCGCATGCGTCCCCGCTCGTCATCGGTGCCGTTGAAAGTTCCGATTTGGTAGGAACTGTACAATGGACACCCGCCACTCCAGTCGCAGGGAACGCAGTAGCCTTTACCGTTAATCTTAAGAACCAGGGCAACAAAGCCACGGCAAGCGGATCCCATGCGATATCCGTCGCTCTGAAAAATCCGGCCGGTTCAACGATTCAAACCTTAACCGGAAGTTATGATGGCGCCCTCGCTGCAGGTTCCTCTGCTCCTATCCATATTCCGGGCACATGGACAGCGGCAAATGGCAGCTATACAGTAACAACAACCGTGGCACCCGACACAAACGAAGTACCCCTCAAACGGGAGAACAACGTCAGCCAGGCGAATCTCACGGTATATTCCGCTCGCGGTGCCAGTATGCCATATACCCGATACGATACGGATGATGCATTACGCGGCGGCGGAGCTCAGCTGAAGACGGCACCGACATTCGATCAAGCGCTCACAGCATCGGAAGCATCCGGGCAGCGTTATGTCGCGCTTCCTTCCAACGGGTCCAATCTGGAGTGGACGGTTCGACCAGGTGAGGGCGGAGCCGGCGTCACTATGCGCTATACGATGCCGGACTCATCAAACGGCATGGGATTAACCGGCTCGCTCGACGTTTATGTAAATGGTGCGAAGAAAAAAACCGTTCCATTAACTTCTTACTACAGCTGGCAGTATTTTTCCAGCGATCATCCTGCAGACGCCCCAGGTGGAGGACGCCCGCTCTTCCGGTTCGATGAAGTACACTGGAAGATGGATACGCCGCTCCAGCCGGGTGACCAAATCCGTATTCAGAAATCCAATGCGGATAACCTGGAATATGGCGTTGATTTTATCGAAATCGAGCCGGTCCCCGCGGCAATCGCCCGCCCGGCTAACTCGGTATCCGTAACGGATTTCGGTGCAACGCCGAACGACGGCCAAGATGACCTATCGGCGTTTGAAGATGCTGTGCAGGCTGCCGCTTCAACCGGCAAAACCTTATACATTCCTGAGGGGACATTCCATCTGGGCAACATGTGGAAGATCGGCTCGGTTGGGAATATGATTGATGACATCAAGATCATAGGGGCAGGCATTTGGCATACAAACATTCAATTTACCAACCCGAATGCCGCTTCTGGCGGGATATCGCTTCGGATCGCGGGTCAGCTTGATTTCAGCCATATCTACCTCAACTCAAATCTGCGTTCACGTTATAATCAAAACGCAGTCTACAAGGGATTTATGGATAACTTCGGCACTAACTCCAAAATCCACAATGTGTGGGTTGAACATTTTGAGTGTGGGTTCTGGGTAGGCGATTATGCGCATACCCCAGCCATCATCGCGGAGGGGCTGATCATTGAAAACAGCCGGATCCGCAATAATCTTGCCGACGGTGTTAATTTTGCCCAAGGAACCAGCCATTCAACTGTACGTAACAGCAGCATTCGTAATAACGGAGACGATGGTCTCGCCGTATGGACGAGTAACGTGAATGGCGCGCCTGCGGGCGTTAACAACAACTTCTCTTATAACACCATCGAAAATAATTGGCGTGCGGCAGCTATCGCATTCTTTGGGGGAAGCGGTCATAAGGCTACTCACAACCTGATTGTTGACACCGTAGGCGGTTCCGGTATTCGAATGAATACCGTGTTCCCGGGTTACCATTTCCAGAACAATACCGGCATTCTGTTCTCCGATACCACGATCATTGGGAGTGGAACCAGTAAAGACCTGTACGATGGGGAGCGCGGCGCCATCGATCTGGAAGCGTCAAATGATGCGATCCGCAATGTCACGTTTACCAACATCGATATCCTGAACACCCAGCGCAGTGCCGTTCAGCTTGGTTATGGCGGCGGTTTTCAGAACATCGTATTTAACAACATCCATATTGACGGTACGGGGCTTGACGGGGTCACATCCTCCAGATTCTCGAATCCTCATCCAGGTGCGGCAATTTACACCTATACGGGCAATGGGTCGGCAACATTTAACAATCTGACAACGAAAAATATCGCTCATCCTGATTTGTTTTTCATTCAGAACGGTTTTCAATTAATCGTGCAATAA
- a CDS encoding thiamine diphosphokinase produces the protein MKHTRVLIFTGGELSPRFLDEVQNGDFIIGADRGALYLIEHGMKPDLSVGDFDSIPPEQMDRIRSNSGKVIDCDPIDKNLTDTELAFELALEHSPESIMILGATGTRLDHTLANIHMLIRGLQHHIPCSILDENNFITLTGSSCIVENKGFTYVSLLPLTTEVTGIYLEGFEYPLHDATLRLGQSLGVSNKLAEDKGTVRIEGGLLLIIQSKDR, from the coding sequence ATGAAACATACTCGCGTCCTGATCTTTACAGGTGGGGAGTTGTCACCACGATTCCTGGATGAGGTTCAAAACGGGGACTTCATTATAGGGGCTGATCGCGGAGCCCTCTACTTGATTGAACATGGGATGAAACCCGACCTGTCCGTTGGAGATTTCGATTCCATTCCGCCAGAACAGATGGATCGAATACGCTCCAATAGCGGCAAGGTGATTGACTGTGATCCGATCGATAAAAATTTAACCGACACCGAGCTTGCCTTCGAGCTGGCACTGGAGCATTCCCCCGAATCCATCATGATTCTGGGAGCAACAGGGACACGCCTCGATCACACGCTGGCTAATATCCACATGCTGATTCGCGGACTCCAACATCATATTCCGTGTTCTATATTAGATGAGAACAATTTTATTACCCTGACAGGCTCCAGCTGCATTGTCGAGAACAAAGGGTTTACATATGTCTCCCTGCTGCCGCTGACTACGGAAGTTACCGGGATTTATCTCGAAGGATTCGAGTACCCGCTCCACGACGCCACATTGCGATTGGGGCAGTCACTAGGAGTCAGCAATAAGCTGGCTGAGGACAAAGGGACGGTCCGGATCGAAGGCGGTCTGCTCCTTATTATTCAGAGTAAGGACCGCTAA
- the pdhA gene encoding pyruvate dehydrogenase (acetyl-transferring) E1 component subunit alpha, translated as MTKVPYEVYTEEVDTLSVLSPDGKIVNKDLLPELSDDQLKEIMYRMVFTRTWDDRAVNLGRQGRLGFYAPVSGQEATMVGSEFALEKDDFVCPGYRDMPQIVWHGLPLYQAFLYSRGHQHGGQIPEGVNVLMPQIIIGAQILHAMGIAMGYKLKKQKQVVITYTGDGGSSEGDFYEGLNYAGVYKLPVIFFVQNNGYAITTPFSKQTAALSIAHKAVAAGIKGVKVDGMDVLAVIKAVRDAAERGRNGEGATLIEAVTYRFRPHSLSDDASKYRTKEEEGEWNEKDPIARLAKYLEAKGLWTEEDTARVKEEAKAKVNEQIKKAEQTEKMTVPGLIDSMFEQTPKHLEEQKADFQ; from the coding sequence ATGACCAAGGTTCCTTATGAAGTATATACCGAGGAAGTCGATACTCTATCTGTACTTTCCCCGGATGGCAAAATCGTAAACAAAGATCTTCTGCCTGAATTGTCAGACGATCAACTGAAAGAAATTATGTACCGTATGGTATTTACCCGTACTTGGGACGACCGTGCCGTAAATCTCGGCCGCCAAGGACGTCTCGGTTTCTATGCTCCTGTATCCGGTCAAGAAGCAACGATGGTAGGTAGCGAATTCGCGCTTGAGAAAGACGACTTTGTCTGCCCGGGCTACCGTGATATGCCGCAAATCGTATGGCATGGACTTCCGCTTTATCAAGCATTCCTCTATTCCCGCGGACATCAGCATGGCGGACAAATTCCGGAGGGTGTTAACGTATTGATGCCTCAGATCATCATTGGCGCGCAAATCTTGCATGCTATGGGTATCGCTATGGGTTACAAACTGAAGAAGCAAAAACAAGTGGTTATTACGTATACCGGTGACGGCGGCTCTTCCGAAGGCGATTTCTACGAAGGCTTGAACTATGCAGGTGTGTACAAACTGCCGGTTATCTTCTTCGTGCAAAACAACGGTTATGCCATCACGACTCCATTCTCCAAGCAGACTGCAGCATTGTCGATCGCACATAAAGCTGTAGCAGCTGGTATCAAGGGTGTTAAGGTTGACGGCATGGACGTCCTCGCTGTGATCAAGGCCGTTCGTGATGCTGCAGAACGCGGCCGCAATGGCGAAGGCGCAACGCTTATCGAAGCTGTGACATACCGTTTCCGTCCGCATTCCCTGTCTGACGACGCTTCGAAATATCGTACGAAGGAAGAAGAGGGCGAGTGGAACGAGAAGGATCCGATCGCACGTCTTGCGAAGTACCTGGAAGCAAAAGGCCTCTGGACAGAGGAAGATACAGCTCGCGTGAAAGAAGAAGCGAAAGCGAAAGTCAACGAGCAAATTAAAAAAGCAGAACAAACGGAAAAAATGACAGTACCTGGTTTGATCGACAGCATGTTCGAGCAAACGCCGAAGCATCTGGAAGAGCAGAAAGCTGATTTCCAATAA